One segment of Ktedonobacterales bacterium DNA contains the following:
- the hypE gene encoding hydrogenase expression/formation protein HypE, giving the protein MSKPIQESGQHHDMAEVIEKIERVRQARRHKFYLRDEHITLSHGSGGKATHNLIEGVFAPAFSNPLLEPLDDAATFTPDVLSPRLAFTTDSYVVNPLFFPGGDIGKLAVHGTINDLAMAAAKPLYLSAGFILEEGFPIADLRRIVTSMAAAAADAGVSIVAGDTKVVQRGKADGVFINTTGIGIVRARWPMGQAQLQPGDRVLLSGPIGDHGIAVMLAREALDMETTIESDTAPLHTLVAALLDAAEDGLHCLKDPTRGGVATTLNEMALGSQVAIALDEPAIPVRPEVRGACEMLGLDPLTIANEGKALAVVAPEAAHAALAAMRAHPLGQEAAIIGTVQIGPAGTVFMRTDIGGTRVLDMLVGDPLPRIC; this is encoded by the coding sequence ATGAGCAAACCTATACAAGAAAGCGGGCAGCATCATGATATGGCTGAGGTCATCGAGAAGATTGAGCGCGTGCGGCAGGCGCGCCGACACAAGTTCTATCTGCGTGATGAGCATATCACCCTCAGTCATGGCAGCGGCGGCAAGGCCACGCACAATCTGATAGAGGGCGTGTTTGCTCCTGCCTTCTCCAACCCACTGCTGGAGCCGTTGGATGATGCGGCTACCTTCACTCCCGATGTACTCAGCCCCCGCCTGGCTTTCACCACCGACTCCTATGTCGTCAATCCGCTGTTCTTTCCTGGCGGAGACATTGGGAAGCTGGCTGTGCATGGCACGATCAATGATCTGGCGATGGCAGCCGCCAAGCCTCTTTACCTCTCAGCGGGCTTCATTCTGGAGGAAGGGTTTCCAATTGCCGACCTGCGTCGCATCGTGACCTCGATGGCAGCGGCAGCGGCTGATGCTGGCGTCTCCATCGTGGCGGGCGATACCAAGGTCGTCCAGCGGGGCAAGGCCGACGGAGTGTTTATCAATACGACGGGAATAGGCATTGTGCGGGCCAGATGGCCGATGGGTCAGGCGCAGCTGCAACCAGGAGACAGGGTATTGCTCAGCGGGCCAATTGGCGATCACGGCATTGCGGTCATGCTGGCCCGCGAGGCGCTCGATATGGAGACAACCATAGAGAGCGACACCGCGCCGCTTCATACCCTGGTGGCTGCGCTGCTGGATGCGGCAGAGGATGGCCTGCACTGCTTGAAAGACCCGACACGTGGCGGCGTGGCAACGACCTTGAATGAGATGGCGCTCGGCTCCCAGGTCGCTATCGCGCTTGATGAGCCAGCCATTCCAGTGCGCCCCGAGGTTCGGGGCGCCTGCGAGATGTTGGGTCTGGACCCACTGACGATTGCCAATGAAGGAAAGGCATTGGCGGTGGTTGCCCCAGAGGCGGCTCACGCTGCCCTGGCCGCTATGCGTGCCCATCCGCTGGGGCAGGAGGCGGCCATCATTGGTACGGTGCAGATCGGGCCAGCGGGCACGGTCTTTATGCGCACGGACATTGGCGGAACGCGGGTGCTGGATATGCTCGTAGGAGACCCTTTACCGCGCATCTGCTGA